The genomic DNA ATACAAGATTACTTGAGAATTTTATTTATTGCAGACTTGTGGCCCACCTTCGGGTCGCTACTTCCCGGATTCTCATGAATAGAATTTCAATCCTCCGGTCCCGTTCTGTTTCGATGCGAGCAATCAAGGCTGAACGCCTTCGGCAGTATTAAGAAGCAGGTTCTTGGGCGACTTTTTTAGCAACTTATCATAATCCGCAATTTCACTGGGTCTCTGTGCTAAAAGTACGGGCATGTCCTCGTATGACCGTACCGTCTTCCCATTAGGAGAGTAAGACGGTGTCCGCTTGACGGGGTACCATCAACTCTTTTTGGTGGCTGTTCCGGGCCGTAGGATAAATGAAAGCTCAAACCGGCCTCGGAATAGCAGAAAGGGATTTGCTTGAGAAGAATCATTGTCGCAATCAGCGGCGCCAGCGGAGTAATTTACGGCGTCCGCGTCCTGGAAGTCCTCAAGGACATCGAGGAGATAGAGACTCATCTGATTATCAGCCGCGGGGCACGCATCACAATGGAGCTTGAGACATCCATGAGCCCGGAGCAGGTGGAAGGGCTGGCCGACAAGGCCTATCCTCCGGAGGACCTCGCTGCTCCGCTGTCCAGCGGGTCTTTTAGAACAGAGGGAATGATCGTCGCTCCGTGTTCCATGAAAAGCCTCTCCATGATCGCAATGTCGCTCAACGACAATTTGCTTGTCCGAGCCGCGGATGTGACCCTCAAAGAGCGGCGCAGGTTGGTTCTCATGCCGAGAGAGACCCCTCTTCATTTGGGACACCTCAGGGCCATGACGGCCGTCACGGAGATGGGCGGCGTGATTTTGCCTCCGGTCCCGTCCTTCTACCATCATCCGCGAAACATTGACGACATCATAAATCAGACTGTGGGCAAAGCCCTGGACCAGGTCGGTGTGAACCACGAGCTTTTCGATCGTTGGGGAGGCGGATGAACAGGCAAGAGCTGGAGCAGATAGTGACCGGCTATATGGACTCTTACACTACGATGACTTTGGCGTGCACTTCCGAGGGCCAACCTTGGGCGGCAGCTGTTTTCTACGCCCGCGACGGTTTGGATTTGATTTTCTTCTCATCACGGACATCGAGGCACTCCAAGGCCATTTCGGAAAAACCCACCGCAGCCGCGACCATACATGGCGACTATCGAGGATGGAAGGAGATTAAAGGATTACAAATGAACGGCCGCGTGGAGCCGGTTTCCGGCAGATCAGCCCGCGGTCGTGCTCTATCGCTTTATTTGAAACGCTATCCCTTTGTCAGCGAGTTCTTCTCGTCCCCTCTGTCCGTTGGCGTGAGCGTGGCCAAGAAGATGTCAAAAATCGAACTCTACCTCTTCCGGCCGGAGCGAATCCTTTACGTTAACAATGAAGCCGGCTTCGGAACCAGATGGCAACTGGAAGTTCGGGAAGGGCAATCAGTCGGAGAACCGACTTTGGCTTGAGATTGGTGAAAGCGCAGTCGATGCGTGCGGCCCTGTAACGATCCCATCATGGGTGGCGAAAGAATGTCATTGCGAGGGCGGAAGCCCGAATTTCCGCGAAACGCGGGGTTTCACTCTTCGCGATGGCAGCCTGACACCCGCCCCAACCAACAGGAGGAGGAGAGATGGCTGACCTAAAGTTCCCTAGTCCTCATGAGGTGGAAAGACTTCCAGGAACCGACGGATGGGAGCGGATGTACCCGAATCACTATCAGTTCAGCACCGAGAACCTGGAACGAAAGAGTTACGAAGAGGGCATGTTCTGGTTCTACGACGGGCTGCACTATCCGGAACCCATGTATCCCTTTGACATTATCTGGGACGAGGCTTGGTTCCTGGCATTGTCACAGTACAACAACCGTATTTTCATTGTGCCGCCGGCAAAGGGTATCGATCACCGCATTGTCAACGGCTACATCTACATCACGCCTCTGCCGGTGACCAACCAGGAAGAGATCCCCAAGCGCGTGGAAGAGTTCATGAAACGCGCTGGTTACTACTACCAGAACTGGGTTGATCTCGAGAAAGCCTGGGAAGGAAAGATGCGAGGGATTATTCAGCAACTCGTCGACATCGAGATCCCGACCCTACCCGAAATGGAAGAGGAATCGGTGGTTTTCGAGGGCAAGGGGATTTCAACCGGCTACAGGTTGCTCAATGCCTACGACAAGCTCATAGACCTCGGCATCCTCTGCTGGCAGTACCACTTCGAGTTCCTGAACCTGGGGTATGCGGCGTACGTTTTCTTTATGGATTTTTGCCAGAAGGCCTTCCCGGACACGCCCCCGCAGAAGCTTACCCAGATGGTGAGTGGAATCGACGTGATTATGTACAGGCCGGACGATGAACTGAAGAAACTGGCAAAACTTGCCGTTGAATTAGGCGTGGACGACCTCTGCCGGAAAGGCGATTGCGAGACCGTGCTGAAGGCAATGCAGGGTTCGGATAACGGCAAGAAGTGGCTGGAGGCTTTCGAGAAGGCTCGTGATCCGTGGTTCTATGTGTCTTCCGGCACCGGGTGGTATCACACCGATTTTTCCTGGAACGACGACTTGAACCTGCCTCTCTCCTTCATGAACATCTACATCGATAAGCTCAAGGCTGGAGAGTCTATCGAGCGTCCCATGCGGAAAGTGCAGGAGGAACGCGATAGGTTGACTGAAGGCTATCGGGCGCTGCTCAAGACAGACGAGGACCGGGCTACTTTCGATCAGATGCTGACTCAAGCCAGGACCGTTTTCCCTTACGTCGAGAACCACCTGTTTTACGTGGAGCATTGGTTCCACAGCATCTTCTGGAACAAGATGCGAGACGTGGCCAAGATCCTTTTGGAATTCCAGTTCATCACGGATGTCGAGGACATGTGGTTCATGACCCGTGCAGAGATCAAGGACGCACTCTGGGACGTGGTCACATCATGGGCCACAGGCTGCAAACCACGCGGACCTCTCGTTTGGCCCAAAGAAATTGCCTGGCGTAAACAGTGCATGGAAAGGTTCCGGGAATGGACTCCGCCTTCTGCTATGGGCACGGTTCCTGAAATGATTAACGAGCCCTTCACCATTCTGCTCTGGGGAATCACTTCCGAGTCCATGGCCAATTGGGCCAAGCTAAAAGCGATAAAGGAAGGGGACGTCTCGAAGATCGTCGGGTTCGCCGGCTCACCGGGGACCGTTGAGGGTCCGGCTCGCGTTTGCCGTAATGTCAGGGAAATTGCAGAACTCCAAGAAGGAGAGATCCTTGTGGCTACCACGACCTCGCCGAGCTGGGCGCCCGCGTTCCAGAAGATCAAGGCAGCGGTGACCGATGTGGGCGGTGTCATGTGTCATGCCGCCATCGTATGTCGTGAATACGGCCTCCCCGCGGTGGTGGGGACGGGCTCGGCGACATCGAGGATCAAGACCGGCCAGAGGATCAGGGTAGATGGGGCCACAGGGGAAATAGACATCATCTCGTGAGCCTTCAAGGGCGGAGGATCTATCCATGGAAATCCGCGAATGCGTGCTCCCTTTCGAGGCATGCGATCTGACCATGGTGAACAGGGTCGGAGGGAAGTGCGCCAGCCTCGGCGAACTGCTAAGAGCACAGATCCCCGTTCCTCCAGGCTATGCGATCACCACCGACGCTTATGAGCATTTCCTGGAGGAAAACGGCCTTTCGCGGAAGGTATTGGCAAGATTGGACAATCTGGATGAACTCAACATCAATGAAGTCAATAGCGCCTCGGCCGACATTAGATCCTGGATAGAAGCCGGGACCATCAGCCTGCCAATGGAGGACATTGTAGCTGAGCACTACCGACTGCTGTCTCGAAGGGCCAGAACCCCAGCGGCTCCAGTCGCGGTCCGATCGTCGGCCACTGCGGAAGACCTTCCCAACGCGAGCTTTGCCGGCCAGCAGGATACATACCTTTGGGTGAGAGGAGTGGACGATCTGCTCGACAAGATACGCAAGTGCTGGTCGAGCCTGTTCACGCCTCGGGCCATCTCGTACCGGATCAAGATGGGCTTCGATCACTCCAAGGTCCTGATAAGTGTGGCCGTCCAGAAGATGGTCAGGTCTTTTACCGCAGGGGTGATGTTCACTCTGAACCCCTCGACAGGCGACCCTGCAACCGTGGTTATCGATTCCAACTGGGGCTATGGGGAGAGCGTGGTGTCCGGAGAGGTCACTCCGGATCAGTTCCAGGTTAACAAGATCACAATGGAAATCACAAAGAAGACCGTGTCTGACAAGGCGGTCTACTACACTACCGATCCAGAGACGGATGAGGTGAAAAAACTGGAAGTCGACGCTGAGCGCCGGGTGCAGCAAAGCCTCCTGGACGCGGAGATCTTGGATCTGGCCAAGCTGGCCAAACGGATAGAGAAGCACTACGGAAAGCCCATGGACATCGAATGGGCTACGGAAAAATCACTCCCGTACAAAGGGGAGGTGTTCATTCTCCAGGGCCGGCCTGAAACGGTGTGGAGCCAAAAAGAGGTGAAGCCCATCGTCGAGCCCAAGAAGAGCGCGCTGGAACACATTGTGGCCGGGCTCCTCGCGGGGAAAAAGATCAGGTAGGAAATACGGTTGGACTGGGGCCTTTACGCCCGTGTTTACCGGTCCCGATAGGACAAGGGGAGCGCTCCTCAAGGAGCGAAGGGTGAAGTACGCCCCAAAAGGCAAGCTGAAGCCGTACTCGGTACCAAAAAGAATAATGTCCGTTTCACCAGCAGTTAGGCTTATGGGTTAACAACAACGAGAGGCTCTCCGTCACCCCGGCGAAAACCCATAGGCGCTAACTTTAGTGCCTAACCTTTTTCGTCCCAGAGGGACGAGACGAAAGTAGCCCGGCGATTCATCGCCGGGAAAGGGGTTAAAGAGACCCGTAGTCCCAGAGGGACGGCCGAAGAAGTTATTGAGGAAGCTTACCGATCGGTCGTCCCTACCGGGACTAAAGAATTTTTTGATTTGTGCCTGAGCCGGCGATAAATCGCCGGCCTACTCTCAGGTGTTCCTCCGGAACACTGGGGAGGACGACCTTTAAGTTAACGCCTGGGCGAAAGCCGGGGTCCAGAAGTTGCGATAAGAAGGCACGATTGAATCCCGCTTTTCGCGGGACTGGATTCCGGCTTCCGCCGGAATGACGGGACGCCGCCAGGCCCGGTGCCCAGGTCAGTGGCACCCAACAGCCCATCAATGTCGGTCCAGGGGTGCCACGGACCTGGGCCTCGGCAGGTCCGTGTTTGACTCAGCGGATCATTCATTGTTTGGCCGGGCATTGGCATCAGGCCGCGGTAACGCTTGCTAAAGCCGAATAACAAGATTTTCAAGGAGAACTGGACCATGAAGGAAATGAGAGATTTCATTAAGAGGTGCGAAGAAGAGGGAGAACTCCTGCGTATTAAGAAGGAGGTGGATCTGCACCTGGAATTGGGTCATATCGCCAAGCTCAGCGAAGAACGCAAGGGGCCGGCGCTCTTGTTCGAGAACATCAAGGGTTACGACATCCCCGTCCTGACGAGCGCTTTCACAACCGCCAGGCGTTTTGCCATCGCGCTTGAGATGCCTCTTGACTATTCCATTTGCGACATGGCTCGCCAATGGATGCAGCTCACCACCAAGAAACCCGTCAAGGCCGAGATTGTTAAATCAGGCCCCGTCTGCGAGATGGTCATAGAGGGCAAGGACGTTGATATCGAGGCCCTCCCTGCGCCTTTCTTCAATCCATTGGATGGCGGCCGATTCATAGGCACAGCGCACTACGTGGTTACCCAGGACAAGGAAACCGGATGGACCAACTGTGGCACCTACCGGATGCAGATCCACGATCGCAACCATTCAGGCATCCAGATCATCAAAGGCAAGCACGCGGACTTCCACTTCAACCAGCACAAGAAGGACGGCACAAAGATGCCCGCGGCCGCGGTCATAGGCTCGGACGCGGTCCATTTTCTCGTTTCATCGACCCTGGTGTCAGCCCAGGTGGATGAATACGACATCATCAGCACTCTCAGACAGGAACCCTGCGAAGTATTCATCAGCGACCTGACAGGCCTCAAGCTGCCTGCGCACGCGGAAATCATACTCGAAGGGTGGGTTGATCCCGAAGATCTCAGGGAAGAGGGCCCCTTCGGCGAATACACCGGTTATTACTCCGGCGCCAAAGGAGAAGAATGGCCGAAGCAAGTGCTTCATGTC from Desulfomonile tiedjei includes the following:
- a CDS encoding UbiX family flavin prenyltransferase, which encodes MRRIIVAISGASGVIYGVRVLEVLKDIEEIETHLIISRGARITMELETSMSPEQVEGLADKAYPPEDLAAPLSSGSFRTEGMIVAPCSMKSLSMIAMSLNDNLLVRAADVTLKERRRLVLMPRETPLHLGHLRAMTAVTEMGGVILPPVPSFYHHPRNIDDIINQTVGKALDQVGVNHELFDRWGGG
- a CDS encoding pyridoxamine 5'-phosphate oxidase family protein; amino-acid sequence: MNRQELEQIVTGYMDSYTTMTLACTSEGQPWAAAVFYARDGLDLIFFSSRTSRHSKAISEKPTAAATIHGDYRGWKEIKGLQMNGRVEPVSGRSARGRALSLYLKRYPFVSEFFSSPLSVGVSVAKKMSKIELYLFRPERILYVNNEAGFGTRWQLEVREGQSVGEPTLA
- a CDS encoding PEP-utilizing enzyme, mobile region, with the protein product MADLKFPSPHEVERLPGTDGWERMYPNHYQFSTENLERKSYEEGMFWFYDGLHYPEPMYPFDIIWDEAWFLALSQYNNRIFIVPPAKGIDHRIVNGYIYITPLPVTNQEEIPKRVEEFMKRAGYYYQNWVDLEKAWEGKMRGIIQQLVDIEIPTLPEMEEESVVFEGKGISTGYRLLNAYDKLIDLGILCWQYHFEFLNLGYAAYVFFMDFCQKAFPDTPPQKLTQMVSGIDVIMYRPDDELKKLAKLAVELGVDDLCRKGDCETVLKAMQGSDNGKKWLEAFEKARDPWFYVSSGTGWYHTDFSWNDDLNLPLSFMNIYIDKLKAGESIERPMRKVQEERDRLTEGYRALLKTDEDRATFDQMLTQARTVFPYVENHLFYVEHWFHSIFWNKMRDVAKILLEFQFITDVEDMWFMTRAEIKDALWDVVTSWATGCKPRGPLVWPKEIAWRKQCMERFREWTPPSAMGTVPEMINEPFTILLWGITSESMANWAKLKAIKEGDVSKIVGFAGSPGTVEGPARVCRNVREIAELQEGEILVATTTSPSWAPAFQKIKAAVTDVGGVMCHAAIVCREYGLPAVVGTGSATSRIKTGQRIRVDGATGEIDIIS
- a CDS encoding phenylphosphate synthase subunit beta, with the protein product MEIRECVLPFEACDLTMVNRVGGKCASLGELLRAQIPVPPGYAITTDAYEHFLEENGLSRKVLARLDNLDELNINEVNSASADIRSWIEAGTISLPMEDIVAEHYRLLSRRARTPAAPVAVRSSATAEDLPNASFAGQQDTYLWVRGVDDLLDKIRKCWSSLFTPRAISYRIKMGFDHSKVLISVAVQKMVRSFTAGVMFTLNPSTGDPATVVIDSNWGYGESVVSGEVTPDQFQVNKITMEITKKTVSDKAVYYTTDPETDEVKKLEVDAERRVQQSLLDAEILDLAKLAKRIEKHYGKPMDIEWATEKSLPYKGEVFILQGRPETVWSQKEVKPIVEPKKSALEHIVAGLLAGKKIR
- the ppcB gene encoding phenylphosphate carboxylase subunit beta; its protein translation is MKEMRDFIKRCEEEGELLRIKKEVDLHLELGHIAKLSEERKGPALLFENIKGYDIPVLTSAFTTARRFAIALEMPLDYSICDMARQWMQLTTKKPVKAEIVKSGPVCEMVIEGKDVDIEALPAPFFNPLDGGRFIGTAHYVVTQDKETGWTNCGTYRMQIHDRNHSGIQIIKGKHADFHFNQHKKDGTKMPAAAVIGSDAVHFLVSSTLVSAQVDEYDIISTLRQEPCEVFISDLTGLKLPAHAEIILEGWVDPEDLREEGPFGEYTGYYSGAKGEEWPKQVLHVERILRRKKPIFWATTVGKPITDTHMIQSLNRTATLWTDLEAMKVPGIKSVYFLPESTGRYWCVVSVEQKYPGHSNHAGNAVIATTTGHYGVKGVIVVDHDIPADDWDRVMWALSVRFDPKRDAQIIDRGRSTPLDPALPINARHITSRIILDACTPYEWERKPIEIFLDEKMKAKVLSQWKDYGFED